A part of Olleya sp. Bg11-27 genomic DNA contains:
- the greA gene encoding transcription elongation factor GreA — MSKVSYYTAEGLKKLRAELKQLKDVERVKASRAIAEARDKGDLSENAEYDAAKEAQGMLEMRISKLEDQMAGARVIDESQMDASKILVLSKVKIKNQTNGMEMNYTLVADGEADLASGKISVNSPIGQGLLGKAVGDVAEIQVPNGTIKFDIIEISR, encoded by the coding sequence ATGAGTAAAGTATCTTATTATACAGCAGAAGGATTAAAAAAGTTGCGTGCAGAGTTAAAGCAGCTTAAAGATGTCGAACGTGTTAAAGCATCCAGAGCAATTGCGGAAGCAAGAGATAAAGGTGATTTGAGTGAAAACGCGGAATACGATGCAGCTAAAGAGGCGCAAGGTATGCTAGAAATGCGTATTTCTAAATTAGAAGATCAAATGGCTGGAGCTCGTGTTATTGACGAATCCCAAATGGACGCTTCAAAAATATTAGTGTTGTCAAAAGTGAAAATCAAAAACCAAACTAATGGTATGGAAATGAACTATACGTTAGTTGCAGATGGTGAAGCGGATTTAGCTTCTGGAAAAATATCTGTAAATAGTCCAATTGGTCAAGGGCTGTTAGGTAAAGCTGTTGGTGATGTTGCTGAAATACAAGTGCCAAATGGGACAATAAAATTTGATATTATTGAAATTAGCAGATAA